Proteins from one Thalassophryne amazonica chromosome 20, fThaAma1.1, whole genome shotgun sequence genomic window:
- the stk3 gene encoding serine/threonine-protein kinase 3: MEPSAPKSKLKKLSEDSLTKQPEEVFDVLEKLGEGSYGSVFKAIHKESGQVVAIKQVPVESDLQEIIKEISIMQQCDSPYVVKYYGSYFKNTDLWIVMEYCGAGSVSDIIRLRNKTLTEDEIATILKSTLKGLEYLHFMRKIHRDIKAGNILLNTEGHAKLADFGVAGQLTDTMAKRNTVIGTPFWMAPEVIQEIGYNCVADMWSLGITSIEMAEGKPPYADIHPMRAIFMIPTNPPPTFRKPELWTDDFTDFVKKCLVKNPEQRATATQLLQHPFISQAKPVTILRDLITEAMEMKAKRQQEQQRELEEEDDNSEEETEVDSHTMVKSGSEGAGTMRATSTMSDGAQTMIEHSSTMLESDLGTMVINSDEEEEEEDQGSMRRNATPQQPIRPSFMDYFDKQDNKASQQQENYNHNQPQEKPGYHIQSKNIFPDNWKVPQDGDFDFLKNLDFEELQMRLSALDPMMEREIEELRQRYTAKRQPILDAMDAKKRRQQNF, translated from the exons ATGGAGCCGTCGGCGCCGAAAAG CAAGCTGAAGAAGCTGAGTGAAGACAGTTTAACCAAACAACCAGAGGAAGTTTTTGATGTTCTAGAGAAACTAGGTGAAGG TTCCTATGGCAGTGTGTTCAAGGCCATCCATAAAGAGTCGGGTCAAGTGGTGGCCATCAAACAGGTTCCTGTGGAATCTGATCTGCAGGAGATCATCAAAGAAATTTCCATCATGCAACAGTGTGACAG CCCTTATGTAGTCAAGTATTATGGCAGTTACTTCAAGAACACAGACCTGTGGATTGTCATGGAGTACTGCGGAGCTGGTTCTGTCTCTGACATCATTAGACTGCGCAACAAAACG CTGACAGAGGATGAGATTGCCACCATCCTGAAATCAACACTAAAAGGGCTGGAATACCTTCATTTCATGAGAAAGATCCATCGGGATATCAAGGCAGGCAACATACTTCTGAACACGGAGGGACATGCCAAACTGGCAGACTTTGGAGTGGCTGGGCAACTAACG GACACTATGGCAAAAAGAAACACCGTGATAGGTACACCGTTCTGGATGGCACCAGAAGTGATCCAAGAGATTGGCTACAACTGTGTGGCTGACATGTGGTCCCTTGGCATCACTTCAATAGAGATGGCAGAGGGCAAGCCCCCCTACGCTGACATCCACCCCATGAGA GCCATATTTATGATTCCCACCAATCCACCTCCAACATTTAGAAAGCCTGAACTGTGGACAGATGACTTCACAGACTTTGTCAAAAAGTGTCTGGTCAAGAATCCAGAGCAGAGGGCGACTGCCACACAGCTCCTACAG CATCCGTTCATCAGCCAAGCCAAGCCAGTCACCATCCTGAGGGACCTGATCACTGAGGCCATGGAAATGAAAGCGAAGCGACAGCAGGAGCAGCAGAGAGAGCTGGAGGAGGAAGATGACAACTCT GAAGAAGAGACTGAGGTGGACTCTCACACGATGGTGAAGTCTGGCTCCGAGGGTGCAGGGACCATGCGTGCCACGAGCACTATGAGTGATGGAGCACAGACCATGATTGAACACAGTAGCACCATGTTGGAGTCAGACTTAGGAACTATGGTCATCAACAgtgatgaagaagaagaggaggaagaccAGGGATCAATGAGGA GAAATGCCACTCCTCAGCAGCCTATACGTCCATCTTTCATGGACTATTTTGACAAACAAGACAACAAGGCATCCCAGCAGCAAGAGAATTACAACCATAACCAGCCACAGGAGAAGCCCGGCTACCACATCCAGTCCAAGAACATCTTCCCCGACAACTGGAAGGTGCCCCAGGATGGAGACTTTGACTTT TTGAAGAATCTGGATTTTGAGGAACTGCAGATGCGCCTCAGTGCCTTGGATCCCATGATGGAGCGGGAGATTGAGGAGCTCAGGCAACGCTACACCGCCAAGAGGCAACCAATCCTAGATGCGATGGATGCTAAGAAAAGGCGACAACAGAACTTTTGA